The DNA sequence AGCCGCATGGAAAAGATAGAAGAGGAGATCCGGGCCATTCCCGAGCGCGATACCAGCTCGCGCTACATGCGCAACCGCCGCTACTGGCAGGAGGAGGACGGCATCGACATCGGCAAGCTGGTGGGATGGATTTTCTCCACCGAGGAAAAAGGCGCGCGCATGAAAGAATGAGCACCGCCAGAGCCTCGAGTTTTTCGGGCTGAGAACCAGGGACGCTGTTTCTGCCACTTGGGATGCGTGACACGGAAGTTTTGGATGGATTGACAACAGGGTAGCGCGAACCATGATCGAAATCACGTCGCAGGAACAAGTGATACCTGCCGTGCACCTCACCACGCGTGAGCGGCGTCCAATCATTGCCATCGACGGGCCGGCCGGCTCGGGCAAAAGCACCACCGCCCGGCTGCTGGCGCGGCGTCTGGGCTTCACCTATTTGGACACCGGCGCTTTTTACCGCGCCTTGACCTTGAAAATTTTGGAGGCAAAAATTCCGCCCGAGCAACAGGACGCAGTGGTGGCGGTGGCCCAACGCACGCACATCACGATCAAGAGCGATCCCGACGGCGATCGCGTCTATCTCGATGGCCGGGACGTGACCACGCGCATTCGCGAGCCGCATGTCACCAACAACATCGCGCCCATCTCCGGCAATCCCGGTGTGCGCGAGCTGATGGTGAAGCGACAGCGCGAAATCGGCCGCAAGGGCGGGGTGGTGATGGAAGGCCGTGACATCGGCACCGTGGTTTTCCCGGATGCCGATCTCAAAATCTTCATGAGCGCCTCGCTGGACGAACGCACGCGCCGGCGCCAGCGCGAGCTGGCGGCCAAAGGGCTGCACAAGGATTTTCAAACGCTGCGGCGCGAGATCGAAATTCGTGACCAAAAAGACTCGCAGCGCGCGGTGGCGCCGCTCAGGCCGGCCGAAGATGCCATCATTCTCGACACGACCAACCTGACGCTCGAACAGCAGGTCGATTTCATCATCGACGCGCTGCACCGCAAACTGGCCTGATGCACTGTAAACGTGAATGCTGTAGTCCCCGCCCCTCGTGGGCGGCTGTTCAAAGATGAATTTTTTCTCCTTCAGCAGCCACCCACACGGGTCGGGGCTACAAAAATCAACGTAACAGTGCACTAGTGTCTTCTGGTATTGCACGATTTGTATCAAGTGCCCCCGACTGCCATGCCGGGGGAATCCTCTTTGCGCAGGCAGACCCATTGTAACATGCAGCCCAGATTTCCTGTCCCCCGGCTGCAAGTTTGTGCTGCAGTGTTTTCGTGTTGAGGTGTCCTGCCCGTGTGGGCACCCATCGGGATGAAAATGAACTTTGATAGTCGTGCCTTCAGGCACCGCCCCTGAAGGCGCTACTAAAAAAGCATTTGTGTAGAGACCGTCGCGCAGACCTCTTGTCTGCCGGCAGGTATTTTCGTGGCAAGTGCGGAAAAACCGCCGCCTTCCTTTTCCCGCGAAAGCACACTCCCACGAAAAAGCTTTTTTGTGGGACTTCACTTTCATGGGCGAAGTATTTTCCCGAAAGAGCTTTTTCCGCGGGATTTCATTTTCGTGGGACGGTTTTGATGGTCTGCTGCCAACGCCGCCCTCCCCGGCTGTGCCAGCGGGTCAGAAGCGGGTGCTCCACCGCGCAATGCCAAGTTACCTGTGGGGACTCAGCGCAGAGATCATCATCTTGTCTGCCGGCAGGCGGGAAGCCTGCGTGACGGCATTTTCCTGGTCAACACCCGGGACCGTGCGCAAAGCTTTACAGGACTGTTCCAGGAGGACATTGTTGGTGGCCGGACATTTCAAGCCAGCAGAACACTGGTGCCTGGAAAGCTGAAGGGTATCCCTGTCTCCTCGGCATGTCATTCAAACAAGTCTTGCAAAACACCCGGCAGCGAGGCAGTGCCGGGTGGAGCACGTCGTCGGGGCTTTCACAAGATGGCTGCGGCGGGACATGCGGAAGCGGCAGGGCGGATCACAAGGAGGGGCAGGTGATACCGCGTGCGGGAGGCCTGCAGCGGGGAGAAAGGCAGACCGCCATCCCGGCAACTGTGTCTCGCTGACCAAAACCGATCACACGGCAAGCGAATCGTGCAGCGGTTGATTTTCCGATTATCCCAGCTTTTGCTGCGGATCTATTTCTCTGCGCTCTTTCGCCTGGAGGTGCGAGGACGGGCGAACATTCCGCGGCATGGCCGCCTGCTGATCGCGGCAAACCACATCTCGGGTTACGATCCGCCGCTGGTCGGCTGTTTGATTCCGCGCGTGGTCCATTTCATGGCCAAGAAGGAATTGTTTCGCATCCCGCTGCTGGGGCCGTTGATTCGTTTTTACAACGCCATCCCCACCGACCGCACCGGCACCAGTTTGTCAACGGTGCGACGGGTGTCGGCGCTGCTGGCGGCGGAGGAAGCTGTGCTGGTTTTCCCCGAGGGCACGCGTGTGCGCTCCGGCCGGCTGGGCGCGCCCAAAGCCGGGGTGGGGATGTTGGCGGTGCGAAATCACACCGACATCCTGCCGGTGCACCTGGATGGCTTGCAAAAACGCCGCGGCTTCGGCTGGCGTCGTCCCCGCGTGAAGGTGGTCTTCGGGGAAAGACTGGCGGTGGCCAATTTTCTCGACAATGGCCGCGCCGACAAGGAGGTTTACCTCGCCGTGACAGCAGCGGTAAATGCCCGCATCGCCCAACTGGCGGCTTCCTGCCAGGAGTGATATGCGGGGATCAGGCTCGTGCCAATGGCAACCGGCCCTGCTGCCGGGCGAATGTGAAAGAAAGACTGTTTTTCTGCGCGGGTGAGACACATCTGCGCAGCGCCCTCATTCCCAAAAGGAGGTTCATCCTTGACATGTTCACACTCTCTGTAATTCACTGGAGCGTGGCGGGTAAATCCGAAGGCGCGCCGCAAAGCAGTGCGGCCGCTGACGAGGCCACGCTTGCTGCTGCTCACCAAACTGCGTCGCTGGCAAAGGGTATCGGCATGAGCTACGATCCCACCACCAAAGTTGTCGCGAAGAAAGACTTGCAAGAGACGGTCGAGTATTCCGAAGAAGAAAAGAAAAATTTCGAGCGCCTTTACGAAGACACCCTGTCGGAATTCGTCGAGGGCCAGCTCGTCACCGGCAAAATCCTCGCCATCAACAACCGGGAGGTCGCCGTTGACATCGGCTTCAAAAGTGAGGGGGTCATTCCGATCGAAGAGTTTGCGGATCCGAAGAGCTTGAAAATCGGCGATGATATCGAAGTGTTTCTCGACAATGTCGAAGACCAGGACGGCCAACTGGTGCTCTCCAAAAAGAAGGCCGATTTCATGCGGGTGTGGGAGCGCGTGCTGGCGGCGTATGAAAAGGGTGAGATTCTGCAGGGCCGCTGCACCCGCCGCATCAAGGGCGGCATCGTGGTCGATCTCATGGGCATCGACGCCTTCCTGCCCGGCTCGCAGATCGATCTGAAGCCGATCCGCGATTTTGACGCCTACATCGGGCAGGTGATGGACTTTCGCGTGGTCAAGGTCAACGAACTGCGCAAGAACATCGTGGTCTCCCATCGCGTGCTGGTGGAAGAAGCCATGTCGGAACAGCGCGCCCGCATCCTGGAGAATCTCGCCAAGGGCCAGGTGTTGGAGGGCACGGTGAAGAACATCACCGACTTCGGAGTGTTCATCGACCTCGGTGGCGTCGATGGCCTGTTGCACATCAACGACCTGTCGTGGGGCCGCGTCAGCCATCCCTCCGAAATTGTCTCCCTGGATCAAAAGATCAAGGTGCAGGTGCTGGACTTCAACGAGGCCAAGGACCGCATCTCGCTCGGCCTCAAGCAATTGCAGCCGCATCCCTGGGTGGATGTCGACAAGAAATATCCGGTCGGCTCGGTGGTGCGCGGCAAAGTCGTCAGCATCTCCGACTACGGCGCCTTCGTGGAACTGGAGCGCGGCGTCGAGGGCTTGATCCACATCTCCGAGATGAGCTGGACGCAGCACATCCGCCATCCCAGCAAGATCGTATCAGTGGGCGAAATGGTGGATGCCAAAGTCCTGAATGTCGACCTGGAGGAGCGCAAGATCTCGCTCGGCTTGAAGCAACTCGAGCCCGATCCCTGGGATGACATTGAACAGAAGTATCCGCTGGGCTCGCACCAGCGCGGCGTCGTGCGCAATCTCACCAACTTTGGCGCCTTCGTGGAATTGGAGGAAGGCATCGACGGTTTGGTGCACATCTCCGATCTCTCCTGGACCAAGAAGATCCGCCATCCCGGTGAAGTGGTGAAGAAGGGCGATGAGGTCGAGGTGGTGGTGTTGAATGTGGACAAGGCCAACCGCCGCATCTCGCTGGGCTACAAGCAGACGAAAGAAAACCCGTGGGAGGTGTTCGAGAAGGACTACGGCGTGCACACCCGCACCACCGGCAAGATCGTGCGCATGATCGACAAGGGTGTCATCGTCGAGCTGCCGGCGGAAGTTGACGGCTTCGTGCCGCTCTCGCATCTGGCCAAACCCAACCTGACCAAGCCCGCGGACGGTTATGCCGTGGGTGACACGCTGGAGCTGGTGGTGATCGAATTCAACAAGGACAACAAGAAGATCATCCTCTCCGAGCGTCTCGCCAAGGACCAGCCGGAGAGCGAAGGCGGCAGGCGCAAAGGCAAACGTGGCCGCAAGGCGGAAAGCCAGGAGACGCCGGCAGAGAAGCCGCGCGTCGAGGTCGTCTCCGAGGAGGAAAAAGCGGCGTTTGACGCCGCGATGACCCCGGGCGGGACCGTGGCGGCGGAGCAGCCGAATCCATCTGCCGGCAATTAAGTCGCAAGTCATGCAAACCAGCGGGGTGGAGCAGCCCTCCCCCCGCTGGGGAGTACCCGCTGTTGCTCGAGGAGGGGCAGATGCCAAGATTCCGCTGCGGGCTTTCATGTGCCAGCCTTCTTGTTGCCGCCCTGTTGTTTCCCGCCCCCTTGCGCAGCCAAATCTCCGAGGAAGAAATCAAGGCGATGCTGGCCGCCAACGAGCTGAGCGCCGCCCGTGCCAGGGTGAAGACGGCCTGCCGCCAGAATCCCGCCTCCGCGGTGGCGGCCTATTATTGCGCGCTGCTCGAAGAGAACGGCGAAACCGCGCTCACCCTTTTTCAGGAAGTCGCCCGCAGGTTTTCGACCTCGGAGTATGCCGGCCGCGCGCGCTATCAGATCGGACAATATTACTTTGCCCGCGGCAATTACCGCCGGGCGCGCGAGGCCTATTGGGAAGTGGTGCGATTGTTTCCCGCCTCGGAGTTGGCGGCACCGGCCGCCTATCACGCCGCCAAAGCCCTCGCCATTTTGGGGGAAAATGCCGCGGCGCAGCAGGAGTTGACCGCCTTCCTGCAGCAATATCCGCAGAGCAAACTGGCGACCCTGGCGCGCCAGGATCTCGCTGAACTGCCGCCCGTCCGCCAGGCAAAGCCCCCGGCCAAAATCTCCTACACCGTGCAGACCGGCGCCTTCGTGCAAAAATCCAATGCCGTGGCACAGCAGAAGCGTTTGCGCCAGGCGGGATACAGGGCCTCGGTCAGCGAGAAGTGGGAGGGCAACACCAAGTACTATGTTGTCCGGGTGGGGGAATTTCGCACGCGCGAGCAGGCACGCGAGTTGGCCGAGCGCCTCCACCGCAGGCACAACCTGAAGGGCAGTGTGGTGCAGAAGGAGAATTGACGGCCCGCTTGGCCGCGCCCGCACACCTCGAGCGTCTGACCAGCCGAGGTGAACATGGCGAGTAACGAAAAACAGCGCGCGAAACGATCACCCCGGCGCTGAGCGACCGCATCGTCACGAAGATTTTTTAAACGTGAAGCCGCCGGGCCGCAGGGAAAAACCCTGCCGGCTCGCGGGCGCCATGTCCCGTTTGGCTTTTGCCCGGGCATGGAAAACCATAAGTATTTCACGGCAAAACCCGAAGGACGCGACGTTTCATCTTTTTATCCCGGCGTCCTTCGCCTTGAGAATCTAATTGCGACTGCAGGCTGCGCCATGATCCCCCTTCAACAAGCCGTTGAGCTGGTCATGCAAAACACCGGCCGGTTGCCGGCCGAGACGGTCGACTTACTGCAAGCCGCCGGCCGCGTGCTGGCCGAAGAGATTATCTCCGATCGCGACCAGCCGCCGTTTGCCCGCAGCAGCATGGATGGTTATGCGCTGCGCGCCGCGGATGTCGCGCCGGCACCGGTGCAGTTGCAGGTCGTGGGTTTTATCCCCGCCGGTACTTTTCCTGATTTTCAAATTCAGCAAGGCCAGGCTGCCAAGATCATGACCGGCGCGCCGTTGCCAGCAGGCGCGGACAGTGTGCAGATGATTGAAAAGACCCGCCCGGCTGCCGGTGATCGTGTCGAAGTTTTGGAGGCGGTGCCCCCGGGCCATAATGTCTCGCCGCAAGGAAGTGAGGCGGCCGCCGGCCAGGTTGTTGCCAGAGCTGGCAGCTTCGTTTCACCCGCGGTTATCGGCCTGCTGGCTGCGGTGGGAAAGAGCCGGGTGCGGGTATATCGGCGGCCTGCGGTGGCCATTATTGCCACGGGTGACGAGCTGGTCGAAATCGATCAAACGCCGAAACTCGGCCAAATTCGCAACTCCAACAGCTTTGCACTGGCGGCGCAGGTTGCCCGGCTGGGCGCCACTGCCAGGCTGTGGGGGATGGCGCGCGACCAGCAGCAGCAGATTCGGGAGTTGCTGCAGCGCGGACTGGCGTGCGAGGTGGTGGTGCTCACCGGCGGTGTGTCGATGGGCGATCTGGATTTGGTGGAGGACGTGTTCCAGGAGTTGGGGCTGCAAATCCATTTCAACAAAGTCGCGGTCAAGCCGGGCAAGCCCGTGGTGTTTGCCACCTGCGGAGACAAGTTGGTTTTTGGACTGCCCGGCAATCCCGTCTCGGCGGCCACCACGTTCGAGTTGCTGGTGCGGCCGGCAATCCGCAAGCTCATGGGTTTTTCAGTCTACTCGAATCAAATCGTCGCGGCGCAACTGGAAGCGCCGATCATCAACCGGTCGCAGCGGGAGTATTATGCGCCGGCCACGGCCTGGTATGATGGCCGGCAGTTTCGTGTGCGCCCGCTCGCTTCAAAAGGCAGCGGCGATCAGGTCACCTATGCGCAGAGCAATTGCTATTTGATCTGCCCGCGGGAGGTGGTGGAGCTGCACGCCGGCGAGACGGTGAGAGTCATGTTGCGCCCGGAGTTTTTTTCTTGTTAGTGCCTGAATTTTGCATGCTGGCTTGCTGTTGCCCGGGAGAAATGGCGTGTTCACAAAACTCCGTTAGGAGTGAACTGTTTGTAGCCATGGGCTCCTGACGAAGTTTTGGGAAATGCGATATGCAGCTTTACTAAAAACAGTTCACTCCTGCCGGAGCTGACAGCACGTTCGCCCGCAAAATTTTTTATGCACCACCCCTTAGGTGGTTGGCCGTGGCGATCTAAGCGGCGTTTCTCGTGAAGAAAGCCAATCTGGGTGCAAAATTCAGGTAGTGTGTCTGTCCGCAATTGGGAACGCTTTCGCGAATGCTCCGGCCGCGGCCTGGTCGTTGCCTCAAAGCCCTTTGTGCCGTCACGACATACACCGCTTCTGATCTGATGCCAGTTCGGTTTCAGGATATGAGTGACAGGAAGTTGAAGCCCGCAGGAAGGCACGGGCGTGAAAAAAAAGCCACGGCAGTGCCGTGGCCATTTCTTGCCGCGAGCCGCAGGGCGCATCAGGCCTTTTTGACCACGCCGATGAGCCAGAGCAGCACAATGGCGCCCACCACTGCCATCACCAGCGAGCCGATCAGGCCATAGGCTTCAATGCTGAGTACGTCGAAGATGAAACCGCCCAGCAGCGCGCCGATGACGCCGACCACCAGATTGCCGACGATACCGAGCCCTCTGCCTTTCATGATCCTTCCCGCCAGCCAGCCTGCTGCCAGACCAATCAACAAAAACCAGAGTGTGCTCATCTCTCTGCCTCCGGTTGCGTGAGTGAGGAAATGTTGGAATTGTACGGCACATATTGCACAGCCGATCCGGCAAAGTCAAGTCCGGCATTGCGGCACACGGTCCGCCGCCGGACGGCCGCTGGCTTGACTCTCAGCGCCTCGATGCGTATATTGCCCGGCATTCGCGGTGAGCGCTTGCCTGGTGGGCACCGGAGGTACAAGGCGCATTTTTCGAGCCGGGTGGAATAAAGCGGCAGTTTCGCCGTACTCTCAACAGTCCGGATCAGCACCGGCTGCGGATTCCTGGCAGGCGGTGACACCGGTTGCGCGGAAGAGGCAATCGCGTCATTTCCATCCGGACGGTTATCAGCCCGGCCCAAGCCGGAAAAGTCACTGACTGCCTCGGATTGAGGCGCATGAATCCACGGGAACGGAACAATACCATGAACCGCGAAAAACTCACCGCCGCTGGCGCGCTGTTGACCTTCATTTTGAGTGTGACCGCCGTGCAAGCCCAAAAGAGCAATGTCCGCGTCACGATCTATAATGAGAATCTCGCGCTGGTGCATGAGATGCGCGAGATCGAGCTGCCCAAGCCCGCCGGGGTCTGCTCGTTTCGTGACGTCGCCGCACAAATCGACCCCACTTCCGTGCATTTCAAATCGCTGTCGCATCCCACCGCGGTGCGCGTGCTGGAACAGAATTTCGAATATGATCTGGTGAGTGCCGATCGCATTCTGCAGCGCTACCTGGATCAAAAGGTGCAACTCAGCACCCGGCAGGGCGGCACGGTCAGCGGCACGCTGCTGAATGCGGCCGGCAACCTCGTGCTGCAGGCGGAAGACGGCACGATCAAAATTCTCAACAGCAGCGAGATCGTGGCCACGGATTTGCCGAAACTGCCTGAGGGCTTGATCACGCGGCCGACGCTGGTGTGGCTGGTTGCCAACGACGGCCCGGCCCGGCAGCGCGTCGAAGTCTCCTATCTTACCACCGGCCTGGCCTGGCATGCCGAATATGTCGGCGTGCTGCATGAAAATGACGCCCGCCTGAGCCTGACGGGCTGGGTGTCGATTGAAAACAATTGCGG is a window from the candidate division KSB1 bacterium genome containing:
- the cmk gene encoding (d)CMP kinase, encoding MIEITSQEQVIPAVHLTTRERRPIIAIDGPAGSGKSTTARLLARRLGFTYLDTGAFYRALTLKILEAKIPPEQQDAVVAVAQRTHITIKSDPDGDRVYLDGRDVTTRIREPHVTNNIAPISGNPGVRELMVKRQREIGRKGGVVMEGRDIGTVVFPDADLKIFMSASLDERTRRRQRELAAKGLHKDFQTLRREIEIRDQKDSQRAVAPLRPAEDAIILDTTNLTLEQQVDFIIDALHRKLA
- a CDS encoding 1-acyl-sn-glycerol-3-phosphate acyltransferase, with product MQRLIFRLSQLLLRIYFSALFRLEVRGRANIPRHGRLLIAANHISGYDPPLVGCLIPRVVHFMAKKELFRIPLLGPLIRFYNAIPTDRTGTSLSTVRRVSALLAAEEAVLVFPEGTRVRSGRLGAPKAGVGMLAVRNHTDILPVHLDGLQKRRGFGWRRPRVKVVFGERLAVANFLDNGRADKEVYLAVTAAVNARIAQLAASCQE
- the rpsA gene encoding 30S ribosomal protein S1 encodes the protein MFTLSVIHWSVAGKSEGAPQSSAAADEATLAAAHQTASLAKGIGMSYDPTTKVVAKKDLQETVEYSEEEKKNFERLYEDTLSEFVEGQLVTGKILAINNREVAVDIGFKSEGVIPIEEFADPKSLKIGDDIEVFLDNVEDQDGQLVLSKKKADFMRVWERVLAAYEKGEILQGRCTRRIKGGIVVDLMGIDAFLPGSQIDLKPIRDFDAYIGQVMDFRVVKVNELRKNIVVSHRVLVEEAMSEQRARILENLAKGQVLEGTVKNITDFGVFIDLGGVDGLLHINDLSWGRVSHPSEIVSLDQKIKVQVLDFNEAKDRISLGLKQLQPHPWVDVDKKYPVGSVVRGKVVSISDYGAFVELERGVEGLIHISEMSWTQHIRHPSKIVSVGEMVDAKVLNVDLEERKISLGLKQLEPDPWDDIEQKYPLGSHQRGVVRNLTNFGAFVELEEGIDGLVHISDLSWTKKIRHPGEVVKKGDEVEVVVLNVDKANRRISLGYKQTKENPWEVFEKDYGVHTRTTGKIVRMIDKGVIVELPAEVDGFVPLSHLAKPNLTKPADGYAVGDTLELVVIEFNKDNKKIILSERLAKDQPESEGGRRKGKRGRKAESQETPAEKPRVEVVSEEEKAAFDAAMTPGGTVAAEQPNPSAGN
- a CDS encoding SPOR domain-containing protein is translated as MPRFRCGLSCASLLVAALLFPAPLRSQISEEEIKAMLAANELSAARARVKTACRQNPASAVAAYYCALLEENGETALTLFQEVARRFSTSEYAGRARYQIGQYYFARGNYRRAREAYWEVVRLFPASELAAPAAYHAAKALAILGENAAAQQELTAFLQQYPQSKLATLARQDLAELPPVRQAKPPAKISYTVQTGAFVQKSNAVAQQKRLRQAGYRASVSEKWEGNTKYYVVRVGEFRTREQARELAERLHRRHNLKGSVVQKEN
- a CDS encoding molybdopterin molybdotransferase MoeA; protein product: MIPLQQAVELVMQNTGRLPAETVDLLQAAGRVLAEEIISDRDQPPFARSSMDGYALRAADVAPAPVQLQVVGFIPAGTFPDFQIQQGQAAKIMTGAPLPAGADSVQMIEKTRPAAGDRVEVLEAVPPGHNVSPQGSEAAAGQVVARAGSFVSPAVIGLLAAVGKSRVRVYRRPAVAIIATGDELVEIDQTPKLGQIRNSNSFALAAQVARLGATARLWGMARDQQQQIRELLQRGLACEVVVLTGGVSMGDLDLVEDVFQELGLQIHFNKVAVKPGKPVVFATCGDKLVFGLPGNPVSAATTFELLVRPAIRKLMGFSVYSNQIVAAQLEAPIINRSQREYYAPATAWYDGRQFRVRPLASKGSGDQVTYAQSNCYLICPREVVELHAGETVRVMLRPEFFSC
- a CDS encoding GlsB/YeaQ/YmgE family stress response membrane protein, translating into MSTLWFLLIGLAAGWLAGRIMKGRGLGIVGNLVVGVIGALLGGFIFDVLSIEAYGLIGSLVMAVVGAIVLLWLIGVVKKA